From Acomys russatus chromosome 2, mAcoRus1.1, whole genome shotgun sequence, one genomic window encodes:
- the Fhl5 gene encoding four and a half LIM domains protein 5 gives MTSTQFECQYCTSSLLGKKYVLKDDNLYCVSCYDRIFSNYCEQCKEPIESDSKDLCYKNRHWHEGCFKCTKCHQSLVEKPFVAKDERLLCTDCCSTECSSKCFHCKRNIMPGSRKMEFKGNYWHETCFVCEHCRQPIGTKPLISKESGNYCVPCFEKEFAHYCNFCKKVITSGGITFRDQIWHKECFLCSGCRKELCEEAFMSRDDFPFCLDCYNHLYAKKCVACTKPITGLRGAKFICFQDRQWHSECFNCGKCSVSLVGEGFLTQNMEIFCRKCGSGADTNV, from the exons ATGACAAGTACTCAATTTGAATGTCAATACTGCACGTCATCTCTTCTTGGGAAAAAATACGTACTCAAGGATGATAATCTTTACTGCGTCTCCTGCTATGACCGCATCTTTTCTAACTATTGTGAGCAGTGCAAAGAACCAATTGAATCAGATTCTAAG GATCTTTGTTACAAAAACCGTCACTGGCACGAAGGATGCTTCAAGTGCACCAAATGCCATCAGTCTTTGGTGGAAAAGCCCTTTGTTGCCAAAGACGAGCGCCTGCTGTGCACAGACTGCTGTTCTACTGAGTGTTCCTCTAAGTGCTTCCACTGCAAGAGAAACATCATGCCAG GTTCTCGAAAAATGGAATTTAAGGGCAACTACTGGCATGAAACCTGCTTTGTGTGTGAGCACTGCCGACAGCCAATAGGAACCAAGCCTCTGATCTCAAAAGAGAGTGGCAATTATTGTGTGCCGTGCTTTGAAAAGGAGTTTGCTCACTACTGCAACTTCTGTAAGAAG GTGATAACCTCTGGCGGGATAACCTTCCGTGACCAAATATGGCATAAAGAGTGTTTTCTGTGCAGTGGCTGCAGGAAAGAGCTTTGTGAAGAGGCATTTATGTCAAGGGACGATTTCCCATTCTGCCTGGATTGCTACAACCATCTTTATGCCAAAAAGTGTGTAGCCTGCACCAAACCCATCACTG GTCTCAGAGGTGCCAAGTTCATCTGCTTTCAAGACCGCCAGTGGCACAGCGAGTGCTTCAACTGTGGAAAGTGCTCTGTCTCCTTGGTGGGTGAAGGATTCTTgacccagaacatggaaatctTCTGCCGCAAGTGTGGCTCAGGAGCAGACACTAACGTGTAG